The proteins below come from a single Sphingomonas carotinifaciens genomic window:
- a CDS encoding DUF47 family protein, with product MRARCQRPTPGDAPRECRTIRQIAAFPYRTEATSPDGVIRVLLVTSRASGRWVIPKGNIGGGARPHEAAAQEAEEEAGVLGAICPTPLGSFRYRKKRGSGASLMVDVDVFPLAVTQELQSWKEQPERQRRWFTLSEAAAAVDEPDLRDLIRSFSPAEFRAAARRGAGIPEKSKVAPMFAWFQRLLPRTGNFFEMFEAHARTVTAGAEAMARLMAADGTARAEHITEVIEREHDADEITRDVLQTVRKTFLTPFDRGAITSLVGAMDDTIDEMQAAAAAIDLYQVSDFAPEMRDMTAIIVDAARLTAEAMPLLRNVAQNGARLHELTERLVRMEGQADDIHAAGLRRTLADHGSSDTLRFVVEREIYKHLERIVDAFEDVANEIDGIVIDHA from the coding sequence ATGCGCGCGAGGTGCCAGCGCCCGACCCCGGGCGATGCGCCACGGGAGTGCAGGACCATTCGCCAGATTGCCGCCTTTCCGTACCGGACTGAGGCCACCTCGCCCGACGGGGTGATCCGCGTCCTGCTGGTCACTTCGCGCGCGTCGGGGCGTTGGGTGATCCCGAAGGGCAATATCGGGGGCGGGGCCCGGCCGCATGAGGCGGCCGCGCAGGAGGCCGAGGAAGAGGCCGGTGTGCTGGGTGCGATCTGCCCCACGCCGCTGGGCAGCTTCCGTTATCGCAAGAAGCGCGGTAGTGGCGCCTCGCTGATGGTCGACGTGGACGTGTTCCCGCTGGCCGTCACCCAAGAATTACAGAGCTGGAAGGAGCAGCCGGAGCGGCAACGCCGCTGGTTCACCTTGTCCGAGGCGGCCGCCGCCGTGGATGAGCCGGACCTGCGCGACCTGATCCGGTCCTTCAGCCCCGCCGAGTTCAGGGCGGCCGCCCGGAGAGGGGCGGGTATCCCAGAAAAATCGAAGGTAGCACCGATGTTCGCATGGTTCCAACGCCTGCTCCCCCGGACAGGCAATTTCTTCGAGATGTTCGAGGCGCATGCCCGAACGGTGACGGCGGGCGCCGAGGCCATGGCGCGGCTGATGGCGGCCGATGGCACGGCGCGTGCCGAGCACATCACGGAGGTGATCGAGCGCGAGCATGATGCCGACGAGATCACCCGCGACGTGCTGCAAACCGTGCGCAAGACGTTCCTGACGCCGTTCGACCGCGGGGCGATCACCAGCCTGGTCGGCGCGATGGACGACACGATCGACGAGATGCAGGCCGCCGCCGCGGCGATCGACCTGTATCAGGTGAGCGACTTCGCGCCGGAAATGCGCGACATGACCGCGATCATCGTCGATGCCGCGCGCCTGACCGCCGAGGCGATGCCGCTGCTGCGCAACGTCGCGCAGAACGGCGCGCGCCTGCACGAGCTGACCGAGCGGCTGGTGCGCATGGAGGGGCAGGCGGACGACATCCACGCCGCCGGCCTGCGCCGGACGCTGGCCGACCATGGCAGCAGCGACACGCTGCGCTTCGTGGTCGAGCGCGAGATCTACAAGCATCTGGAACGCATCGTCGACGCGTTCGAGGATGTCGCGAACGAGATCGACGGCATCGTCATCGATCACGCCTGA
- a CDS encoding FAD-dependent oxidoreductase codes for MAGAGAYDVIVVGSGAGGGTIAHRLTHEGMRVLLIEEGRWLQPGAHSRYIRHVHPDRTQPIACVGGQTKFYGAALYRLREADFEAVAHEAGVSPAWPILYDDLEPYYDQAERLYRVHGATEADPTEPPHARAYPHGAIASHPRIGGLVEQLAATGLHPAPIPRALDRRDGLGACRMCPACDAHQCGFDAKMDAETAAIRPAMATGRLTVADGTRCVAVLTESGGRGVRGVRVACDGVEEEIAAGVVVVAGGVPRSAMLLRRSRTAKHPEGLGNAGGALGRYLAGHSAGVVFPLVRWPELAEIHTKSFSINDYYHGSAEWPFPLGIIQTAGQMPFWTELPRSLRPVAKAIGRHSLICFCMSEALPTRTSGLHFDGDAVSHTVEPTVSAVSFRRLTRLATEAFRNAGYPCIAPPRAPQLWHQVGTARMGLDAGDSVVDADLQVHGIRGLYVADASVLPSAGAVNTSLTIMALALRCGDHIAGRRYAAFDRRVPAHRCAGGVPELVGARGEMPPSTRP; via the coding sequence ATGGCCGGGGCTGGGGCGTATGACGTCATCGTCGTCGGCAGCGGGGCCGGTGGGGGGACGATCGCCCATCGCCTGACGCACGAAGGCATGCGCGTCCTGTTGATCGAGGAGGGGCGCTGGCTGCAGCCGGGTGCCCACAGCCGCTACATTCGCCATGTCCATCCCGACCGGACGCAGCCGATCGCCTGTGTCGGCGGGCAGACCAAATTCTACGGCGCGGCGCTGTACCGGCTGCGCGAGGCCGATTTCGAGGCGGTGGCGCATGAAGCGGGCGTGTCGCCGGCTTGGCCCATCCTGTACGACGATCTGGAGCCTTATTACGATCAGGCCGAGCGGCTGTACCGCGTGCACGGCGCGACCGAGGCCGATCCGACCGAGCCGCCTCATGCGCGCGCCTATCCTCACGGCGCGATCGCGTCGCATCCGCGCATCGGCGGGCTGGTGGAGCAGCTGGCGGCGACCGGACTGCACCCCGCGCCCATTCCGCGGGCGCTGGACCGGCGGGACGGCCTGGGCGCGTGCCGGATGTGCCCTGCCTGCGATGCGCATCAATGCGGCTTCGATGCGAAGATGGATGCGGAGACCGCGGCGATCCGCCCGGCGATGGCGACGGGCCGGTTGACGGTGGCGGATGGTACGCGGTGCGTGGCGGTGCTGACGGAGTCCGGGGGGCGGGGCGTGCGGGGGGTGCGGGTGGCGTGCGACGGGGTGGAGGAGGAGATCGCGGCCGGGGTGGTGGTGGTGGCGGGCGGGGTGCCGCGCAGCGCGATGCTGTTGCGGCGGTCGCGGACCGCGAAGCATCCGGAAGGACTGGGAAATGCCGGCGGCGCGCTGGGCCGGTATCTGGCCGGGCATTCGGCCGGCGTCGTCTTTCCGCTGGTGCGCTGGCCCGAGCTGGCGGAGATCCACACCAAGAGCTTTTCGATCAACGATTATTATCACGGCAGCGCGGAATGGCCGTTTCCGCTGGGCATCATCCAGACCGCCGGACAGATGCCGTTCTGGACCGAACTACCGCGGTCGCTGCGCCCGGTGGCCAAGGCGATCGGGCGGCATTCGCTGATCTGCTTCTGCATGTCGGAGGCGCTGCCGACGCGGACAAGCGGATTGCATTTCGACGGCGATGCGGTGTCCCACACGGTGGAGCCGACGGTGAGCGCGGTCAGCTTCCGCCGGCTGACGCGGCTGGCGACGGAGGCGTTCCGAAACGCGGGCTATCCGTGCATCGCGCCGCCGCGCGCGCCGCAGCTATGGCATCAGGTGGGCACCGCGCGGATGGGGCTGGATGCGGGCGACTCGGTGGTCGATGCCGACCTGCAGGTGCATGGCATCAGGGGGCTGTATGTCGCGGATGCGTCGGTGCTGCCGAGTGCGGGTGCGGTGAACACCAGCCTGACGATCATGGCGCTGGCGCTGCGCTGCGGCGACCATATCGCCGGGCGGCGCTATGCCGCGTTCGACCGGCGCGTGCCGGCGCATCGCTGTGCCGGCGGCGTGCCCGAACTCGTCGGTGCGCGAGGCGAGATGCCGCCGTCCACCCGGCCCTGA
- a CDS encoding peptidylprolyl isomerase yields MLAILLALAAAIQTTPAPPGPADAQAQDWVAIPDDELLVFSLANGRRVVVRLAPQAAPVHVANIRVLARAHWWDQGTSVYRVQENYVAQWGDPTEKKPLPPGIVANPPPEYVQNRTAPAQRLSRPDPYAAWAGYSADGWPLAGDATRQWLPHCYAMVGVARDLAPSTGSGAELYTLIGHSPRALDRNIAVVGRVVEGMEALTTLPRGTGDLGFYKTEGERSPIVSARLASDLPAATRPHFQYRATANPRFAAWVRERENRNNAFFTVPAGGVDICAALPPVRPAP; encoded by the coding sequence ATGCTTGCGATCCTCCTCGCCCTTGCCGCCGCCATCCAGACCACGCCTGCCCCGCCCGGCCCGGCGGACGCGCAGGCACAGGACTGGGTCGCCATTCCCGATGACGAGCTGCTCGTCTTCTCGCTGGCGAACGGCCGCCGCGTCGTGGTGCGGCTGGCGCCGCAGGCGGCACCGGTGCACGTGGCCAATATCCGCGTGCTGGCCCGCGCGCACTGGTGGGACCAGGGCACCAGCGTCTACCGCGTGCAGGAAAATTATGTCGCGCAGTGGGGCGATCCTACCGAGAAGAAGCCGCTGCCCCCCGGCATCGTCGCCAACCCGCCGCCCGAATATGTGCAGAACCGCACCGCGCCCGCGCAGCGTCTGTCGCGGCCCGACCCCTATGCCGCCTGGGCGGGCTATTCCGCCGATGGCTGGCCGCTCGCGGGCGACGCCACTCGGCAATGGCTGCCGCACTGCTATGCCATGGTCGGCGTCGCGCGCGACCTGGCGCCCAGTACGGGCAGCGGCGCGGAGCTTTACACCCTTATCGGCCACAGCCCGCGCGCGCTCGACCGCAACATCGCGGTCGTCGGCCGCGTGGTGGAGGGGATGGAGGCGTTGACCACCCTGCCGCGCGGCACCGGCGATCTCGGCTTCTACAAGACCGAAGGGGAGCGCAGCCCGATCGTCTCCGCCCGCCTCGCCAGCGACCTGCCCGCGGCGACGCGCCCGCATTTCCAGTACCGCGCCACCGCCAATCCCCGCTTCGCCGCCTGGGTTCGCGAGCGGGAAAACCGCAACAACGCCTTCTTCACCGTGCCCGCCGGCGGGGTGGACATCTGCGCCGCGCTGCCCCCCGTCCGCCCCGCGCCCTGA
- a CDS encoding MFS transporter yields the protein MSIGTIGRLRTFLREEEWQFAPHERPAIPGSPGSPDHPLARRWAYALIAVLVGLTGGLGNALVSANTAQLQGALGFDPTEIAWLPTVYVMTNASINLLLIKFRQQFGLRPFALIFVGIYVLLTFAHLFVHGFWSAIAVRAASGMAAAALSSLCLYYMMQALPARWRLKAIVLGIGVPQCATPMARLFSPELLAMSQWRTLYLFELGLALLSMAAVSWLRLPPTERQKAFEPLDFLTFALYAPAIGLLCAVLGQGRIVWWTQAPWIGWALAAAIPLLAGALLLEHYRANPLLNTRWLGSADIIRFAIVTIMMRIALSEQTFGAVGLLTTLGQNNDQFGTLFAIIVLASVAGVVASAVTLDVQRLTHPVMFAIALVAVAAYADSFSTNLTRPQQFYVTQALIAFSATFFIGPSLLFGMTRALQQGAGHVISFVALFGMLNSIGALGGTAFLGTFQTIREKAHSAAIVQEVDPTNPIVSQRIAAGGSSVGRVIADPALQRAEGAALLSQAATREANVRAYNDTFRLIAGLAALTTLYLGWLLWRRNRRMRRTGTAS from the coding sequence ATGAGCATCGGCACGATCGGGCGGCTGCGCACCTTCCTGCGCGAGGAGGAGTGGCAGTTCGCCCCCCACGAACGCCCCGCCATTCCCGGATCGCCGGGCAGTCCCGATCATCCGCTGGCACGCCGCTGGGCCTATGCGCTGATCGCGGTGCTGGTCGGGCTGACCGGCGGGCTGGGCAATGCCCTCGTCTCCGCCAACACCGCGCAGTTGCAGGGGGCGCTCGGCTTCGATCCTACCGAGATCGCATGGCTTCCCACCGTCTATGTGATGACCAACGCGTCGATCAACCTGCTGCTCATCAAGTTCCGCCAGCAATTCGGGCTCAGGCCCTTCGCACTGATCTTTGTCGGCATCTATGTGCTGCTCACCTTTGCGCACCTGTTCGTTCACGGCTTCTGGTCGGCGATCGCGGTGCGCGCCGCCAGCGGCATGGCCGCCGCCGCGCTGTCGTCGCTGTGCCTGTATTACATGATGCAGGCGCTGCCCGCGCGCTGGCGGCTGAAGGCGATCGTCCTGGGCATCGGCGTGCCGCAATGCGCGACGCCGATGGCCCGGCTGTTCTCGCCGGAACTGCTCGCCATGTCGCAGTGGCGCACCTTGTACCTGTTCGAACTGGGGCTGGCCCTGCTCAGCATGGCCGCGGTAAGCTGGCTGCGCCTGCCCCCGACCGAGCGGCAGAAGGCGTTCGAGCCCCTCGATTTCCTGACCTTTGCGCTCTACGCGCCGGCCATCGGCCTGCTTTGCGCGGTGCTGGGTCAGGGGCGCATCGTCTGGTGGACGCAGGCGCCGTGGATCGGCTGGGCGCTGGCCGCCGCCATCCCGCTGCTGGCGGGCGCGCTGCTGCTCGAACATTACCGCGCCAATCCGCTGCTCAACACCCGCTGGCTGGGCTCGGCCGACATCATCCGCTTTGCGATCGTCACCATCATGATGCGCATCGCCCTGTCCGAACAGACGTTCGGCGCGGTCGGGCTGCTCACCACGCTGGGGCAGAATAACGACCAGTTCGGCACGCTGTTCGCGATCATCGTCCTTGCCTCGGTCGCCGGCGTCGTCGCCAGCGCGGTGACGCTGGACGTGCAGCGGCTGACCCACCCCGTGATGTTCGCCATCGCGCTCGTCGCGGTCGCAGCCTATGCCGACAGTTTCTCGACCAACCTCACCCGGCCGCAGCAATTCTACGTGACGCAGGCGCTGATCGCCTTTTCCGCCACCTTCTTCATCGGTCCCTCGCTGCTGTTCGGCATGACCCGCGCGCTGCAACAGGGTGCCGGCCACGTCATCAGCTTCGTGGCGCTGTTCGGCATGCTGAACTCGATCGGCGCGCTCGGCGGCACCGCCTTTCTCGGCACCTTCCAGACGATCCGCGAAAAGGCGCACAGCGCCGCCATCGTGCAGGAGGTCGATCCCACCAACCCCATCGTGTCGCAGCGTATTGCCGCGGGTGGCAGCAGCGTCGGCCGTGTCATCGCCGATCCGGCGCTGCAACGCGCGGAGGGCGCTGCCCTTTTGTCGCAGGCCGCCACGCGCGAGGCGAATGTGCGCGCCTATAACGACACTTTCCGGCTGATCGCGGGTTTGGCTGCTCTGACCACGCTGTACCTCGGCTGGCTGCTCTGGCGCCGCAACCGGCGTATGCGCCGAACCGGAACCGCATCATGA
- a CDS encoding HlyD family secretion protein, producing the protein MTDARTPPVSPTPRTEEAIAEAQAAAPPPPPTPSGWRPPTGGRRSLLFIILLVVAGIAVVLAAWRLPPFTSGYESTDNAYVRGRTTVIAPQVSGYVSQVLVRDFEQVAAGQPLVRIDDRIYRQRVEQAEAQVAANQATLANSQQSERSRAANLAAQGAAVENARAQLMRAEADMARVNDLVTDGSVSLRERDQTLAALRQAQAAVRQAQAAAEIARQDVRTVEVGRGGQQAGVAGAVAARRLAQIDLSNTLIRAPEGGRLSEVGVRVGQYVTAGSQLLFLVPPETWVIANFKEAQTARMIVGQPASFTVDALGNARLTGRVERISPAAGSEFAVLKADNATGNFTKVPQRIAVRIRVDPGQSLGARLRPGMSVQARVDVSQGPRLP; encoded by the coding sequence ATGACCGACGCCCGTACGCCGCCCGTCTCTCCCACCCCCCGCACCGAGGAAGCGATCGCGGAGGCGCAGGCCGCCGCGCCGCCGCCGCCGCCCACGCCGTCCGGCTGGCGACCGCCCACCGGCGGCCGGCGCTCGCTGCTGTTCATCATCCTGCTCGTCGTCGCCGGCATCGCGGTCGTGCTGGCCGCATGGCGCCTGCCGCCCTTCACCAGCGGCTATGAATCGACCGACAACGCCTATGTCCGTGGCCGCACCACGGTGATCGCGCCACAGGTCAGCGGCTATGTGTCGCAGGTGCTGGTCCGCGATTTCGAGCAGGTCGCCGCCGGCCAGCCGCTGGTCCGCATCGACGACCGCATCTACCGGCAGCGCGTCGAACAGGCCGAGGCACAGGTCGCCGCCAATCAGGCGACGCTCGCCAACAGCCAGCAATCCGAACGCTCGCGCGCCGCCAATCTCGCCGCGCAAGGAGCCGCGGTGGAAAATGCCCGTGCCCAGTTGATGCGCGCGGAGGCGGACATGGCGCGCGTCAACGATCTCGTCACTGACGGCTCGGTATCCCTGCGGGAGCGCGACCAGACGCTTGCCGCGCTCCGTCAGGCCCAGGCTGCGGTGCGCCAGGCACAGGCCGCCGCCGAGATCGCCCGTCAGGACGTCCGCACCGTGGAGGTCGGGCGCGGCGGGCAACAGGCCGGGGTCGCCGGTGCGGTCGCCGCCCGGCGACTGGCGCAGATCGACCTGTCCAACACCCTGATCCGCGCGCCGGAGGGCGGTCGCCTGTCCGAGGTCGGGGTGCGCGTCGGCCAGTACGTGACCGCCGGGTCGCAACTCCTGTTCCTCGTGCCCCCCGAAACCTGGGTGATCGCCAATTTCAAGGAAGCGCAGACCGCCCGCATGATCGTCGGCCAGCCTGCCTCCTTCACCGTCGATGCGCTGGGCAATGCCCGCCTGACCGGCCGGGTGGAGCGCATCTCGCCCGCCGCCGGCTCCGAATTCGCGGTGCTCAAGGCCGACAACGCGACCGGCAACTTCACCAAGGTGCCGCAGCGTATCGCGGTGCGCATCCGCGTCGACCCCGGCCAGTCGCTGGGCGCGCGCCTGCGCCCCGGCATGTCGGTGCAGGCGCGTGTCGATGTCTCGCAGGGGCCACGCCTCCCGTGA